The region AACTACTGGAAAAGCAGCAAAGACAAGATTTCATAATTTTGAACAGAGGACATCTAAATATACTTCAGATGAGTTGGAAGAGATAGCAAGGAAGAAGAGGGAAGAATATTATTTTAAGTCTAAAGGAGAGTAGCCTATGAATGGGGAAGTTTTAAATGAGATACTTTATGAATATGAAAAGAAAAGAGATAGAGCATTGTATAGTCAAAGGCTTAGACAAAAAAAGGTGTATTTAAAAGTTCCTGAAATACGAGAATTAGATAATGAAATATCTAATACCGGATTTTTGATTTCAAAGGCTATTTTGGAAAACCCAGATTGCTATGAAGAGAAGGTAAAAGAGATAAAAGACAAAATGGAAAAGCTTAAGATGAAAAAAGCTGTTTTACTTACTGAAAACAATATACCTTTAGAGTATTTAGATGTAGTATATGAATGTGATAATTGCAAGGATACAGGATTTCTTGAAAGTGGTGAAAAATGTCCTTGTTTGAAACAGGCATTGATAAGTAGGGCTTATAAGATGTCAAATATTGAAGAAGCTATTAAAGTTGAAAATTTTCAAACTTTTGATATAAATATATTTCCTGATACTCCTTTTGAAGGAGAGAAACTTACTCCAAGGGAGAATATGGTAAATGTTGTAGCTATTGCCGAAGGTTTTGTAAACAATTTCCATGAGAAAAATGGAGAAAATTTATTGTTTTATGGAAGCACAGGATTGGGAAAGACTTTTTTGTGCAATTGTATAGCTAAGGGACTTATAGATAAGAACAAGATGGTTATATATCAAACAGCTTTTAAGATATTAGAGATAATAGAAAGTCACAGATTTAGAAGAAATGAAAGGCTTTTTGATGATATGGACTATGAGATACTGTTTACTTCTGATTTACTTATTATAGATGATTTGGGTACTGAAGTGGCCAATACTTTTACTAATGCTGAGATATTCAATATTGTAAATACTAGGCTTATAAATGGAAGTAAGACTATTATTTCTACAAATTTGACACCCAAGGAGATATCTGATACCTATACGGATAGGGTATTTTCAAGGGTCTTGGAGAAGTTTATACCTCTTAAGTTTTATGGACCAGATTTGAGATGGGAAAGATAATAAATGGGAGAGATGTTTATGGATTCAAATGAGAGAAGAGAAGAGATACTAAATATTCTTTGCAATGGGGAAGGGCCAGTTAAGGGAACTGAATTGGCTGAAGAACTAGGAGTTTCTAGACAGGTTATAGTTCAAGATATCGCTATACTAAGAGCTGGTGGAGAAAAGATAATCGCTACACCTCAAGGATATATTATGTTGAAAAGTGGAGAAGGAAAGTTAATTAAAAGTATAGTTTGCAAACATTCTGGTTATGATGAAATTGAAGATGAATTAAATACCATAGTGGATATGGGAGGCAAAGCATTAGATGTAATAGTTGAGCATCCACTATATGGAGAGATAAAGAGTCCCCTTATGATTAGCTCTAGATTGGATGTATCTGATTTTATGAAAAATTTAATCAAGACCAAAGCTGAGCCATTGTCATCCCTTACAGATGGTGTTCATATTCATACCATTGAGGTAGAAGATGAAAGAACTTTTGAAAAAATTGTAAATGCTTTAAAAGAAAAAAAGTACTTGATTACTGATAAATAAAGTGATATATTTTTGTATGTACAGGTGACAAGACAGAAGTAATTACAATTAAGGGGTGTTTAAAGTGGAAAACAAAGAAACAAAGGGTAATAAAGTAAAGGAGTACTTTATAAAGGTTTTTAATGGAATGGCTTTAGGACTTTTTTCTTCACTTATTATTGGACTTATTATCAAACAATTAGGTACACTTTTCAAATTAGATATTGTGATTAATTTTGGGCAGATTGCACAATATCTTATGGGACCAGCTATAGGTGCGGGTATTGCTTATAGTATAGGCGCTTCTCCATTGGGGATATTTGCTTCAATAGTGACAGGTGCTATAGGAGCAGGGACTATTTCTTTCGATGGAGGAAATACTATTATCAAAGTGGGAGAGCCTGTGGGAGCTCTTGTTGCTTCTCTACTAGGTGCTGAGTTTTCAAAATTGATTCAAGGAAAGACAAAGGTGGATATAGTATTGGTTCCTCTTGGGACTATAATAGTAGGTGGACTTGTGGGGAATTATATTGCTCCTATAGTAAGTGGACTGATGACATTGATAGGAAGTGTTATAAATTTGGCTACAGAGTTACAGCCTATTCCTATGGGGATAATAGTATCTGTACTTATGGGTATAATACTTACACTTCCAATTAGTAGTGCAGCATTGGCTATATCCCTAGGACTTAGTGGGTTAGCTGCTGGTGCAGGAGTTGTAGGATGTTCAGCTCATATGATAGGTTTTGCTGTTGCATCTTATAGAGAAAATGGATTTGGTGGATTTATAGCTCAAGGTATAGGTACTTCTATGTTACAGATTCCAAATACCATTAGAAATCCAAGGATATGGATTCCACCTGTTGTTGCTTCTGCTATTCTTGGGCCAATTTCTACTACCATATTTAAAATGGAAGGAAATAAAATTGGTGCAGGTATGGGAACTAGTGGACTTGTAGGACAATTTGCAACTATAGATGTAATGGGCTCTAGTCCTAAGGTTTTCTTATCTATTTTACTTTTACATTTTATTTTGCCAGGACTTATTTCCTTTGTAGTATCTGAATGGATGAGGAAAAAGGGCTATATTAAAGAAGGAGATATGAAAATTTAGCCTTGCAAATTATTTACATCTATGTTATAATATCAAAAAACTAATATTTGCTATGATGGGAATTAGTAAATAGTTTAATTCTCTTTAGAGAGCCAATGGTTGGTGAAAATTGGTGAGAAGGACTATTGAATCCACCCCAGAGCAATAGTATCACGAGTGAGCTTAATAGCTAACTAGGGTGGCAACGCGGGAATATACTCTCGTCCCTATTTTTATAGGGATTGAGAGTTTTTTTATTACAGAGAATAAAGAGGAGTGATTTGAATGTTAGATATAAAGACGATCAGAAAAAACCCAGAATTAGTGAAAGCTGGATTAGCTAAAAGACATGGAGATTTTGGTATTGATGATGTTATTGAACTTGATGAAAAGAGAAGAAATATACTTGTAAAAGTTGAAGAGATGAAGGCAAAACAAAATCAAGTTTCAAAAGAAATTCCTAAGATGAAGAAAGAGGGAAAAGATGCATCCCAATTACTTAATGAAATGAAAGAATTGTCTGCTAAGGTAAAGGAATTAGATGGAGAAGTTAAGGAAATAGATGTTAAACTTCATGACATTCTTTTGAGGATACCAAATATTCCAAATGAAAATGTACCAATGGGAAAAACTGATGAGGAAAATGTGGAAATAAGAAAATGGGGAGAACCTACAAAGTTTGATTTTGAACCAAAAGCTCATTGGGATTTGGGTGTAGATTTAGATATTTTCGATTTTGAAAGGGCTTCAAAGATAACTGGTGCTAGGTTTACAGTATTTAAAAACAAAGGTGCACTACTAGAAAGAGCGATTATAAACTTCATGTTAGATCTTCATACAGTTGATCAAGATTATACAGAAATTGCTCCACCTTTTATGGTAAATAGAGATAGTATGACTGGCACAGGACAATTGCCAAAGTTTGAAGAAGATGCGTTTTCATTGCCTAGCAAGGACTATTTCTTAGTGCCTACAGCAGAAGTACCTGTTACAAATCTTCATAGAGATGAAATATTAACAGAGGAAATGCTTCCAATTTACTATACAGCATATACTCCATGTTTTAGACAAGAAGCTGGATCTGCAGGAAGAGACACAAGAGGTCTTATAAGAAATCACCAATTTGACAAGGTTGAGTTAGTTAAATTTGTAAAACCTGAAGGTTCTTATGATGAACTCAACAAACTTACAAATGATGCAGAAGAAGTACTAAAACTATTGGGATTACCTTATAGAGTAGTAAGGCTTTGTACAGGAGATTTAGGATTTTCATCTGCTATGACTTATGATATTGAAGTTTGGATGCCAAGCTACAATAGATATGTAGAGATATCCTCTTGCAGTAATTTTGAAGATTTCCAAGCTAGAAGGGCAAATATTAGATTTAGAAGAAGTGATAATGGAAAACTTGACTATGTTCATACATTAAATGGTTCTGGTTTAGCTGTTGGAAGAACAAGTGCAGCTATAATTGAGAACTACCAACAAGAAGATGGCTCTATACTTGTACCAGAAGCACTTAGACCTTATATGAGAGGATTAGAAGTAATTAGATAAATATTTGAAAGCCAGCCTATAGGTTGGCTTTTTTTAGAGGTATTTTTCATTTTTTGTAGAATAAGTTTTAATAAGGATTAAAATAAGGTGACATGTTGCCTAGGGGGGATTGAAGTGTTTAAAAAGAGAAATATTAAGGGATTAATATTATTTGTCATCATTGCATTGACATTGGTAGGCTGTAATTTAAAGCCTACAGAGACTCAATATCCAACACTAATTACTGAGGATTACAACAGTATTTCACTTGATGAGATCAATCATTATAATATTGAAGTAGAACTAAATCCGGAAGACAAGACCTATGAGGGGATAGAGACTATTAAGTATATAAACAATACTGGCGTTGATTTATCTGATATATATATTCATATTTATCCTAATGCATTTAGGCGAAAACAAACTGCTCCATATTTATATAATTATTTTCAAGGGGCTTATCCAAATGGATTTGAACCTGGATTTTTAAATATTGATGTAGCAAAAGTTAAAAATAAGAATGTAGAGTTTGCCACAGAGGGAAAGGGTAGCACTATTTTACATTTAAAACTTGATTCTCCACTTAAAAGTGGTGAAAATACAAAGATATATCTAGAATATACAGCGAAACTTCCTCCTGCGGAAGATAGATTTGGGTATGGGGATAAGACTTTTAATTTTGGGAATTGGTATCCTATTGTATGTGTTTATGATGAAGATGGGTGGAATACTGACCCCTATTATAGGCTTGGAGATCCATTCTATAGTGATATCAGTAATTATGATGTAAAGATTACAACTCCAAAAGATATGATTGTTGCTTCTAGTGGAAATATTATCAATGAAAAAACAAAAGGCAAAAAAAAGATTTGGGAGATAGAAGGGAAGTTAATAAGGGATTTTGCTTGGGTTGCTAGTAAGGACTTTACAGTTTTAAAGGGAGATGTAGAAGGTACTCAGTTGAAGATGTACTTCTTAGACGCTAGCTCTCAAATAAAGGATTATGCTTTTGATATTGCTAGGGATTCATTGATAACTTTCAATAGGATATTTGGGAAATACCCCTATGGACAATATTCTGTAGTAGCCAATAACTTTTCAGGAGGTATGGAGTATCCAGGGTTGGTGTTTATAGAAGAGGGATCTTATACTGATGAATATAAAGAATATCTAGAGAAAGTCATTGTCCATGAAACAGCTCATCAGTGGTGGTACGGAGTAGTTGGAAATGATGAAATAGATGAGGCTTGGCTAGATGAATCCTTTGCCACATATAGTGAGACAATTTATATGGATGAAATATATGGTGAAGAAAATGGAGAAAATTATTTCAAAAGAAATGTAGAAGATAGCTATGATTATGCAAAAGGTATGTTCAATTTTGAGGAAGTGCCATTAAAACCACTTAGTCAATTTACTGATTGGGGTGATTATGGTTCATTGGCATACAATAGGGGAGCTATGTTTTTAAATGAAATAAAAGATGAATTTGGAAAAGAAGTTCTATATGATATACTTAATAAATATTATAATAAATATAGATTTTCAAATGCAAAAACAGAAGATTTTATAGCTGTTTGTGAGGAAGTAACAGGAACTGATTTTAAGGAGAAGGTAAACACTTGGCTTTATGGGAAAAAATAAAGTGGAGGATTACCTCCACTTTTTTGCAACTATCTTCCACAACCCCATCCGCATCCGCCAAAAAGGATTACAAGGAGTAGAAAGAAGAATAGTAAGCTAGAGTCGTCTCCAAAACCCCAACGATTCATATCTGCCATAATGGTTCCTCCTTATTGTTTTTTTAGGTATTACCTAATACATTATATAAATATGGACGTAAATCTGTTACAATAAAAAAGGTGATGTGTATGACAAAAAAATTGACAAACAAAATAACAAAACAAATAACACTTATTCTCATTTTTATTCTATTATTAAGTTCCATTTCATTTGCAAGCAATGTAGGAATAGAAGGAGAAGTAAGATCATATCTTTTAGGAGATTTCGAAACTGGAAAAATACTTGAAGAGTACAATATAGACAAGCCATTGGAAGTTGCTAGTATTACAAAGCTTATGACCTATCTAGTGGTGATGGATGAAGTATCAAGTGGGCATATTTCACTAAAGGATGCAGTGTATATAGATGAAGAGGTTGCAAATACAGGAGGCTCTAGCTTTAATCTAAGAGAAGGTGAGATATTTCCAGTTGAAACATTACTTGAAAGTTTGTTGATAGTTTCTGCAAATGATTCAGCTGTAGCATTAGCAAAGCATGCTGCAGGAAATACAGCTGATTTTGTGAATATGATGAACGAAAAGGCAAACGAATTAAATTTAAAATGCACTAATTATTTAAATCCAACTGGTTTTCCTGAAGAATATGGCCAAAATATGATGAGTACTAGGGACATATTTGTTCTATCAAGATATATTTTAGAAAACTATCCTGAGATTCTTGATATTACAAGTAAGTCTTGTATGGATATAGAGAACAGGGAATTTTTAAATGAAAACACAAATCCACTTTTGGGGGAGATAAATGGTGTAGATGGACTTAAAACAGGTTTTACAAATAAGGCAGGTAACTGTCTTGTTTCTACTGCCAATATCGTAGGTGGAATAGATGAGGGTGATTTGAGATTTATAAGTATAACTATGGGTGCAAATACTATGGAAAAGAGGAAGGAACTAAGTAAGATACTCTTGGAATATGGTATTTCCAATTATAAAAATGAAAGAATATTTTCTAAAGATGAAGCTATAGATACTTTGTATTTTCCCAAGGGTAGAAAAACGGAGGTAGAAGTATATCCTACTTTAGATGGGTATATGATAGTAAAAGCTGGGGATGATATATACAATGATATTGTATACAATGAAGAAGTAAAACTTCCCCTTAGAGCTGGAGATGAAGTTGGAAGAGTTATATTATATAATGATGATGAAATACTAGATGAATACCCATTAGAAGTAAGGGAAGATGTGAAAAAGGCTAATTTTATCATTATGATAGGAAGATATTTAAAACAATTTATTATATTTATTGGCAGCTTATTTACTAAAAGGTGATTTTCACCTTTGACTTTTATGTTATATTAGTGTAAAATATATATTTGATAAGTAGTGTGCACTCGTAGCTCAGTAGGATAGAGCGGCGCCCTCCTAAGGCGTGTGTCGGGGGTTCGATTCCTCTCGGGTGCACCATTTTATTTAAACAATTAGGTGAAACAAAATGGATGAATATTTCATGAAAATAGCCCTTGAAGAAGCCTATAAAGCTTATAGCACCTTGGAAGTTCCTGTAGGTGCTATTGTTGTTCATAAGGGAAAAATTATTGGAAGAGGTTACAATTTAAGAGAAACTTTAAAGGATCCCACCGCTCATGCTGAGATGATAGCTATAAAAGAAGCCAGTGAATATTTAGGTGGGTGGAGGCTAATTGATTGTACAATGTATGTGACAATAGAGCCATGTCCTATGTGTGCTGGTGCTATAATGAATTCAAGAATTGATAGATTAATCATAGGTGCAAGAGATCATAAGATGGGCTGTTGTGGAACTGTTTTAGATTTGACAAATAACCCTAGTTTTAACCACAAGGTTCAAGTTACCTTTGGTGTACTTGAAGAAGAATGTTCAAGCATTATGAAACAATTTTTTAGTCAATTGAGGAAAAGTAAATAATAATGGAGAGATGTCCGAGAGGTTGAAGGTGGTGGTCTCGAAAACCATTGCACAGTTCATCCTGTGCCGAGGGTTCGAATCCCTCTCTCTCCGCCAAATAAAAAATGTCTTCGTTTTGAAGACATTTTTTTATATTAGCATTCAGAAAGAGTATTTAGTAGTCTATTGTAGTGATTTGCTTCTCTTAAAACATGGTCTGCTAGTAGAGGAAGTATTATAGCTTTTATTTGACAGTTGATTAAGCCATTAACAGCAGAGGTTTTAAATTGGATAATACTCTCTGTAGCCATCTTACTCTTTTCAGTTATCTCATCTATAGGTAAGTTGTTTTCCAATACTTTTTTTGCTTCTTCAGTCAACTTTTCAAAAAGGTCGGCAAAGTCATTGGCAGTATTGAATAGGTTTTTTTCAGTTGGATCAAGAAGTCCTCTTATAAACTCAGAATGTTCTTTCATTATATCATTCCAGAAAACTTCTTTTTGTAGTAATTCATTTTTCAAAACCACTTCATCCCTAGCTTGAAGGGCATTAAGTATATTCAAATATGTTTCAGCTTCTTCAATAACATGTTCTAAAAGATGAGGATATAAGAAAATGAAAATTTGACATTTATCTACATTGTCATGAAGATTCTCTTTCATTTTAATTAATTCGGTTACTAAATTTATTCCTCTGTTATTAAGTTCATAAACCCTATTTTCTAAATCAGGTGAATAGCAAGGTTCTTTTATAGGAACCAAATTCATTTCTAATTTTGTAAGTTCAGTATTTATACATATTCCTGTATAGCTATTAGTTATTTCTTCTGCACTCAATGTATAATTAGTGACAAGTTCATTAGAGTTTATGGCTTTATCATCAACCATACCACCAGATAGGATAATAGTTTCTAATAAATAGTTTTCTAGTATATTTTTAAAATTTTCTACTTCAAGTATAAGGCTACAATTTACTATGGGAAGGGTAGCATCAACAAATATGAGATGTTCCTTCATTATACGAGCAAAAAAAAGGTTTTCCATTATTGACATGTTTATAAATTCTTCTCTAGAAAGCATAAAAATCCCCCTTTGTGTATTACTAATATATTATATTAATAATTTTAAAAGGGGTGAGAAAAAAGCTCTGCTAAATTAGATTTTATACTTTCTAAACTTGTATACAAATAATGTCAATATATAATCAAACCCATTTTTACAAAAGTACGAGATTACACTTTTTTATGCTATAGATAGATTTTATATGAAAAAAAATACTATTTAATATTTCAATTTATGTTTACATTTTTACTATGATATAATTTTTCATGGTGGATGTACGTTTATTATATGAGGTAAATGGTTTGTAAAAATTATAATTGGGGGGATATTTTGTGAAAAGGTTTTTTAGGGAAAGAACTACTTTAGTATTTGTTTTAATTTTAATACTATCTATTTCTTTATTTGGATGTACTAAAGGTCCAGATACTAGCGATAATAAAAATACTGATATGGAAGTTGATGAAAGCGTAACTTTTGTAGACACTAGTTATGTTGTAGATGCTGATTGGCTAAAGGAAAACTTAGACAGAGAAGATTTATTAGTATTAGATGCTAGGGGACAAGAAGCTTATGATAAAGGACATATACCAGGGGCTATATTTGTTATGTGGCAGCAATTCGCAAATATGGAAGGAGCTCCAGGAGAAAATCCAAATTGGGGAACTGTTCTAGAACCAAAAGTATTATCTGAAAAGCTTTCTGAAGTTGGAATTACAAATGACAAGGAAATAGTAGTATATACCAACACTCAAGAAGGTTGGGGTGAAGATGGAAGAATAGTATGGATGCTAAGAAGAGCAGGTTTAGAAAATACTAAGATATTAGATGGCGGATGGAACTATTGGGAATCTAAAGGATATGAAGTATCAAAGGAATCAGTAGAGCCAAGTCATTCCAGTGTTGAAATTAAAGAACTTGATTTAAAATCAAACATAGAAACTGAAGAATTAGCGAATAAATTAGATGAAGTAGTTATAATAGATGTTAGAGCAAAAGATGAATATGAAGGTGCTACAAAATATGGAGAAGCAAGGGGAGGACATTTACCTAAAGCAATTAATATTCCATTTAATGAATTTCTAAATAAAGATGGTACTTTTAAAACTGCAGGAGAAATAAAAGCAATACTTGATAGTAATGGAATCGAAAAGGATGATGAAATAGTTACTTATTGTACTGCTGGTATACGTTCAGCTCATATGCAAGTGGTTTTTTCAATGATGGGATACAATAATGCAAAGAATTATGATGCAAGTTTCCATGCTTGGGCTGGAAACTCAGAACTTGAATTAGAAAAATAAAATTTAAAATAACAAAAGGAGGAGTATTAAATGAAAAGATTTAGTTTAGTATTAGTTGTATTAACAGTTTTTGCATTATTATTAACTGGTTGTACTAAAAATGAAGCTACAGAAGAAGGAAATGCTGAATTTAATTATCGTACAGCTGAAGAGGTAAAGGCAAATATTGAAAACAATGATGACATTATACTATTAGATATTCAACCAGAAGATGCTTGGGAAGAACACCATATTCAAGGTGCAATACCAACACATGCTTACCCAGTTGAAACAGATGAAGACAAAGCAAAATTTGATGGAGTTATGTCGGACTTAGAATCTTCAGAAGATCCAATTATAATAATATGTCCAGGTGGTAAAAAAGGAGCAGAAAGAACTTATAATTATCTAATAGAAAAAGGTATCAAAGAAGATCGCCTATTCATATTAGAGAATGGTCAAGGTGGATGGCCTTATGATGAACTATTAGAAAAATAAATGCCTTTAAAGAAAGGTTGTTGATGTTTTGAAAAATATTAAGAAGTCTACTTGGGTAAAAATAGGTATTATAGTCGGATTAATTTGTATATATCTATTTGTTACTCCAGTGAGGACTGGCATTAAGAAAATAGTATTTTTATTTAGTATGTTAGATGTAGATGCAATCAAAGGTTATATTTTATCATTTGGAATATGGGCACCTATAATATCATTTCTACTGATGGTATTTCAATCAGTAGCAGCACCACTTCCAGCTTTTCTTATAACATTTGCTAATGCTGGATTATTTGGTTGGGTAAAAGGTGCACTACTATCTTGGTCTAGTGCTATGGCCGGAGCAGCATTATGTTTTTATATAGCAAGGATATATGGTAGAAATGCAGCAGAAAAGTTAACCAGTAAGTTTGCTTTAGAAGAAGTTGATAAGTTTTTTGATAGATATGGTAATTATGCTATTTTGATAGCAAGATTGCTACCCTTTATATCCTTTGACATAGTTAGCTATGCAGCAGGTCTTACAGCTATGGGATTTTGGTCGTTTTTCTGGGCTACAGGATTAGGTCAACTACCTGCAACATTGGTTTATTCCTATGTTGGTGGAATGCTTACAGGAGGGACAAAGAAATTTGTATTTGGGCTATTGATTTTATTTTCTTTAAGTATATTAATATACCTTATGAAGAAAATCTGGAATGATCGAAATTCTAAAAAAACAGCAGACAATACTGAGAAGATAGAAAGAAATTAATGTAACTATTATATAAAGGGGATTGTTTCAGAATATGAAGCAATCCTTTTATACAGTTAAAAGGTGGAGATATGGTGAAAGTAGATATAAACAATAAAAACTTACAAAAGATTCAAAAAGAAAAAGATAAATGTATAGGTTGCAAGTTATGCATGAATGGTTGTCCAATGCTTTGTGAATTTTGTAACTCACCAAAGGATATTCTAGAATATCTACTAGCAGAGAAAAAAGTAGACCATAAGTTGCCTTATTCTTGTTTGTTATGTGGATATTGTACAGCTGTTTGTCCAAAAGATGTTGATTTAAAGGAAATGTTTTTTAATTTAAGAGAGAATGTAGTATCTGAAACAAAGGGAAAGCTTCCTAGTGATTTAGGTTATACCTCAATTAAGTTTCACCAAAAGAATAGCTTTTCAAGGCTTTTTCGTACAGATATAATCGGTCTTGAGGAAGACTCAGATATCATATATTTTCCAGGATGTAGTATTATGGCCTTAGCCCTGAAATTGTAAATAAAGCCTATAAGTATCTTAGAGATGTGATACCAGGCATTGGCATATACTTGAATTGTTGTGGAAATCCAACTTTTTCTATGGGTTATGTAGAAGAGTTTAACCATTATTATAATATTCTTAGGGAAGAATTCAAGAAAAATGGCATTAAAAGAGTTGTGACTACATGTCAAAATTGTTTTAATACTATAAAGAAAAATAGTGAAGATATTGAAGTAATTCCTCTATGGGAGATAATTTCTCAAAAGGGTGTTCCTAAAAAGATAAAAGGAAAAGGCAAAGATGTTGATATAGTCTTTTCCATACATGATCCTTGCCCTACTAGATATGAGGTAAAAACACACGATGCAATAAGAAATATATTAGACCAAATAGGGATTAATTATACTGAAATGAAATTTAATAGAGAAAATACCCTTTGCTGTGGCTCAGGAGGAATGACTTCCTTAACGAATAATACAATAGCAACAGCTCAAAAGTTGAGAAGGGCTAATGAAACTACAGAAGGGCATATAGTTACTTATTGTGAAGAATGTGTAGAGTCTATGAAAAAAGGTGGTAAAAGTGCTGTTCACATATTAGATTTGTTGTTTAATGAAGATATATACAATACTTTCGATCAAACAGAAGTAAATACCATTAAAAAATGGATTAATAGATATAAAGGGAAAAAGAAATTTAGTAAATATAATGGGTAGGAAGGATAAATATATGAAAAAGTCTAAAAAAGACATATTAAAATATATAGCTATAATATGTATAATAGTTGGGTTAGCTATATTTATAAATAAACATAATATATTCAAGGAATATGGTCCTAACGAAATAAAGGATTATATACAATCCTTTGGAATATGGGCGCCTTTAATTTATGTTGGTATACTATCATTACTACCTCTATTATTGTTTCCTGATTCAGTATTAGTAATGGCAGGGGGCATGATATTTGGATTATTTAAAGGTACTATTTTAACATCAATTGGTTCATTAATTGGAGCAACTATTGCATTTTATTTAGCTAGAGGATTAGGTCAGCAGGTTATTAAAAAGATAATTAAAAAAGACCTAGTAATATTTAAAGACAAGTCAAAAATGAGTGGGTTCTTTTTAATACTGATGTTAAGGTTAATTCCATTGTTTCCCTTTAAAGTTGTTAGCTATAGTGCAGGACTTTCCGATGTTAAATATAAGGATTTTGCAATGGCTACTACTATAGGTTCATTACCTGGTATTTTAGTATATACAAACTTAGGTGATAAAACTACAGTATTTGGATCTAAGGATTTTTATATGGCAATCGGATTATTAGTTGCTTTATTTATTATATCTTTTGTATTAAAGAAAATATTTCAATCTAAAAAAGGAGAACTGTAATGAATAAAATAACAATTAAAAAGATTTTAATTCTTTTATTAATAGGTATATTAACTTTAAATTTAGTTGCTTGTAATTCAAAAACAAAAAATGATGAAGATGTATTAAAAAAAGATTGGGATGAAATTTTGGAATCTGCTAGAGGAACAACTGTTAACTTTTAT is a window of Anaerosalibacter sp. Marseille-P3206 DNA encoding:
- a CDS encoding TVP38/TMEM64 family protein, which codes for MKNIKKSTWVKIGIIVGLICIYLFVTPVRTGIKKIVFLFSMLDVDAIKGYILSFGIWAPIISFLLMVFQSVAAPLPAFLITFANAGLFGWVKGALLSWSSAMAGAALCFYIARIYGRNAAEKLTSKFALEEVDKFFDRYGNYAILIARLLPFISFDIVSYAAGLTAMGFWSFFWATGLGQLPATLVYSYVGGMLTGGTKKFVFGLLILFSLSILIYLMKKIWNDRNSKKTADNTEKIERN
- a CDS encoding DUF2935 domain-containing protein, translated to MLSREEFINMSIMENLFFARIMKEHLIFVDATLPIVNCSLILEVENFKNILENYLLETIILSGGMVDDKAINSNELVTNYTLSAEEITNSYTGICINTELTKLEMNLVPIKEPCYSPDLENRVYELNNRGINLVTELIKMKENLHDNVDKCQIFIFLYPHLLEHVIEEAETYLNILNALQARDEVVLKNELLQKEVFWNDIMKEHSEFIRGLLDPTEKNLFNTANDFADLFEKLTEEAKKVLENNLPIDEITEKSKMATESIIQFKTSAVNGLINCQIKAIILPLLADHVLREANHYNRLLNTLSEC
- a CDS encoding TVP38/TMEM64 family protein, with the protein product MKKSKKDILKYIAIICIIVGLAIFINKHNIFKEYGPNEIKDYIQSFGIWAPLIYVGILSLLPLLLFPDSVLVMAGGMIFGLFKGTILTSIGSLIGATIAFYLARGLGQQVIKKIIKKDLVIFKDKSKMSGFFLILMLRLIPLFPFKVVSYSAGLSDVKYKDFAMATTIGSLPGILVYTNLGDKTTVFGSKDFYMAIGLLVALFIISFVLKKIFQSKKGEL
- a CDS encoding rhodanese-like domain-containing protein: MKRFSLVLVVLTVFALLLTGCTKNEATEEGNAEFNYRTAEEVKANIENNDDIILLDIQPEDAWEEHHIQGAIPTHAYPVETDEDKAKFDGVMSDLESSEDPIIIICPGGKKGAERTYNYLIEKGIKEDRLFILENGQGGWPYDELLEK
- a CDS encoding 4Fe-4S dicluster domain-containing protein, translating into MKVDINNKNLQKIQKEKDKCIGCKLCMNGCPMLCEFCNSPKDILEYLLAEKKVDHKLPYSCLLCGYCTAVCPKDVDLKEMFFNLRENVVSETKGKLPSDLGYTSIKFHQKNSFSRLFRTDIIGLEEDSDIIYFPGCSIMALALKL
- the tadA gene encoding tRNA adenosine(34) deaminase TadA, which encodes MDEYFMKIALEEAYKAYSTLEVPVGAIVVHKGKIIGRGYNLRETLKDPTAHAEMIAIKEASEYLGGWRLIDCTMYVTIEPCPMCAGAIMNSRIDRLIIGARDHKMGCCGTVLDLTNNPSFNHKVQVTFGVLEEECSSIMKQFFSQLRKSK
- a CDS encoding (Fe-S)-binding protein, with amino-acid sequence MNCCGNPTFSMGYVEEFNHYYNILREEFKKNGIKRVVTTCQNCFNTIKKNSEDIEVIPLWEIISQKGVPKKIKGKGKDVDIVFSIHDPCPTRYEVKTHDAIRNILDQIGINYTEMKFNRENTLCCGSGGMTSLTNNTIATAQKLRRANETTEGHIVTYCEECVESMKKGGKSAVHILDLLFNEDIYNTFDQTEVNTIKKWINRYKGKKKFSKYNG
- a CDS encoding sulfurtransferase yields the protein MKRFFRERTTLVFVLILILSISLFGCTKGPDTSDNKNTDMEVDESVTFVDTSYVVDADWLKENLDREDLLVLDARGQEAYDKGHIPGAIFVMWQQFANMEGAPGENPNWGTVLEPKVLSEKLSEVGITNDKEIVVYTNTQEGWGEDGRIVWMLRRAGLENTKILDGGWNYWESKGYEVSKESVEPSHSSVEIKELDLKSNIETEELANKLDEVVIIDVRAKDEYEGATKYGEARGGHLPKAINIPFNEFLNKDGTFKTAGEIKAILDSNGIEKDDEIVTYCTAGIRSAHMQVVFSMMGYNNAKNYDASFHAWAGNSELELEK